In a single window of the Streptomyces sp. NBC_00094 genome:
- a CDS encoding cold-shock protein, producing the protein MATGTVKWFNAEKGFGFIEQDGGGPDVFAHYSNIAAQGFRELQEGQKVSFDIAQGQKGPTAENIVPA; encoded by the coding sequence ATGGCTACTGGCACCGTGAAGTGGTTCAACGCGGAAAAGGGCTTCGGCTTCATCGAGCAGGACGGTGGCGGCCCTGACGTGTTCGCCCACTACTCGAACATCGCCGCCCAGGGCTTCCGCGAGCTCCAGGAGGGCCAGAAGGTCTCCTTCGACATCGCGCAGGGCCAGAAGGGCCCGACGGCCGAGAACATCGTTCCCGCCTAA
- a CDS encoding DEAD/DEAH box helicase yields MNPTRTNSRSSGARRRTGAPAFGSAAGSGRGSRFGSPAQNRSGGQNGSGGGQNGSGGGKRSGGHGRRPAAVQGEFALPKTTTPALPAVEAFADLDMPREILAALTAQGVSVPFPIQGATLPNSLAGRDVLGRGRTGSGKTLAFGLALLARTAGQRAEPRQPLALVLVPTRELAQQVTDALTPYARAVKLRLATVVGGMSIGRQASALRGGAEVVVATPGRLKDLIDRGDCRLNQVAITVLDEADQMADMGFMPQVTALLDQVRPEGQRMLFSATLDRNVDLLVRRYLTDPVVHSVDPSQGAVTTMEHHVLHVHGTDKHRTTTEIAAREGRVIMFLDTKHAVDRLTQDLLHSGVRAAALHGGKSQPQRTRTLAQFKTGHVTVLVATNVAARGIHVDNLDLVVNVDPPTDHKDYLHRGGRTARAGESGSVVTLVTPNQRRDMTRLMAAAGIVPQTTQVRSGEEALRRITGAQAPSGIPVTIAAPPAEPRKRATGRGRRSAASTARRGDRRQTATAA; encoded by the coding sequence ATGAACCCCACACGTACGAACAGCCGCTCCTCCGGCGCCCGTCGCCGCACCGGCGCCCCCGCGTTCGGCTCCGCCGCCGGTTCGGGCCGCGGCAGCCGCTTCGGCTCGCCCGCCCAGAACCGCTCGGGCGGTCAGAACGGCTCGGGCGGCGGTCAGAACGGCTCGGGCGGCGGGAAGCGCTCGGGCGGCCACGGCAGGCGGCCCGCCGCGGTGCAGGGCGAGTTCGCCCTGCCGAAGACGACGACTCCGGCGCTGCCCGCCGTCGAGGCGTTCGCCGACCTCGACATGCCCAGGGAGATCCTGGCGGCACTCACCGCGCAGGGCGTGTCCGTGCCGTTCCCCATCCAGGGCGCGACGCTGCCGAACTCCCTGGCGGGCCGTGACGTCCTGGGCCGCGGCCGGACCGGCTCCGGCAAGACCCTCGCCTTCGGCCTGGCCCTGCTGGCCCGTACCGCCGGACAGCGCGCCGAGCCCCGTCAGCCGCTGGCCCTGGTCCTGGTCCCCACCCGGGAACTCGCCCAGCAGGTCACCGATGCCCTCACCCCCTACGCCCGCGCCGTGAAGCTGCGCCTCGCCACCGTCGTCGGCGGGATGTCGATCGGCAGGCAGGCGAGTGCGCTGCGTGGTGGCGCCGAGGTCGTCGTGGCCACCCCCGGCCGCCTCAAGGACCTCATCGACCGCGGCGACTGCCGGCTGAACCAGGTCGCGATCACCGTCCTGGACGAGGCCGACCAGATGGCCGACATGGGCTTCATGCCGCAGGTCACCGCGCTCCTCGACCAGGTCCGCCCCGAGGGCCAGCGCATGCTGTTCTCGGCGACCCTGGACCGCAACGTCGACCTCCTGGTCCGCCGCTACCTCACCGACCCCGTCGTCCACTCCGTGGACCCGTCCCAGGGCGCGGTCACCACGATGGAGCACCACGTCCTGCACGTGCACGGCACCGACAAGCACCGGACGACCACGGAGATCGCGGCGCGCGAGGGCCGGGTGATCATGTTCCTGGACACCAAGCACGCCGTGGACCGCCTCACCCAGGACCTCCTCCACAGCGGTGTACGGGCCGCCGCCCTGCACGGCGGGAAGTCGCAGCCGCAGCGCACCCGCACCCTCGCCCAGTTCAAGACCGGGCACGTCACCGTCCTGGTCGCCACGAACGTCGCGGCGCGTGGCATCCACGTCGACAACCTCGACCTCGTCGTCAACGTGGACCCGCCGACCGACCACAAGGACTACCTGCACCGCGGCGGCCGTACCGCGCGGGCGGGCGAGTCCGGCAGCGTCGTCACCCTGGTCACCCCCAACCAGCGCCGCGACATGACCCGCCTCATGGCCGCCGCCGGCATCGTGCCCCAGACCACCCAGGTCCGCTCCGGCGAGGAGGCGCTGCGCAGGATCACCGGCGCCCAGGCCCCTTCCGGCATCCCCGTGACGATCGCCGCGCCGCCTGCCGAGCCGCGCAAGCGCGCGACCGGCCGCGGCCGGCGCAGCGCCGCTTCGACTGCCAGGCGCGGCGATCGGCGTCAGACCGCGACCGCTGCCTGA
- a CDS encoding SCO5918 family protein produces MRCVIARFPFELTKTGVLDAMKGVKPEEVVGESVIIGRRTYPVKQVGQVVTRQDRRDFTAGEVVRAMTRLGFTCRGLPETAAPARAVDPLQNASALLGTPTAV; encoded by the coding sequence GTGCGCTGTGTCATCGCCCGTTTCCCGTTCGAGCTCACCAAGACTGGTGTCCTGGACGCCATGAAGGGCGTCAAGCCCGAAGAGGTCGTCGGCGAGTCCGTGATCATCGGCCGCCGCACCTACCCCGTCAAGCAGGTCGGCCAGGTCGTCACCCGCCAGGACCGCCGCGATTTCACCGCCGGTGAAGTCGTCCGGGCCATGACCCGGCTCGGCTTCACCTGCCGCGGCCTCCCCGAGACCGCGGCGCCCGCTCGCGCCGTCGACCCGCTGCAGAACGCCTCCGCGCTGCTCGGCACCCCGACGGCCGTCTGA
- a CDS encoding MerR family transcriptional regulator, whose amino-acid sequence MTADDSYGRLDDDDYPAFTMGRAAEMLGTTQGFLRAIGEARLITPLRSEGGHRRYSRYQLRIAARARELVDQGTPIEAACRIIILEDQLEEAQRINAEYRRAAESPGTAPGSD is encoded by the coding sequence ATGACAGCAGACGACTCGTACGGCCGTCTCGACGACGACGACTACCCCGCCTTCACGATGGGCAGGGCCGCCGAAATGCTCGGCACCACCCAGGGTTTCCTCCGCGCCATCGGAGAAGCCCGCCTCATCACACCCCTGCGCTCCGAGGGCGGCCACCGCCGCTACTCCCGCTACCAGCTGCGCATCGCCGCCCGCGCCCGGGAACTCGTCGACCAGGGCACCCCCATCGAGGCCGCGTGCCGCATCATCATCCTCGAAGACCAACTCGAGGAAGCCCAGCGCATCAACGCCGAATACCGCCGCGCCGCCGAGTCCCCCGGAACGGCGCCCGGAAGCGACTGA
- a CDS encoding cold-shock protein: MATGTVKWFNAEKGFGFIAQDGGGPDVFAHYSAINSTGFRELQEGQAVTFDVTQGQKGPQAENINVA, encoded by the coding sequence ATGGCTACGGGAACTGTGAAGTGGTTCAACGCGGAGAAGGGCTTCGGCTTCATCGCCCAGGACGGTGGCGGCCCGGACGTCTTCGCCCACTACTCGGCGATCAACTCCACGGGCTTTCGTGAGCTCCAGGAGGGCCAGGCCGTGACGTTCGACGTCACGCAGGGCCAGAAGGGCCCCCAGGCGGAGAACATCAACGTCGCCTGA
- a CDS encoding antitoxin, whose product MSMLDKLKGMLKGHEDTARQGVEKAGDAVDAKTGNKYQSQVDTAQQKINEQLGTQEQPPAKE is encoded by the coding sequence ATGTCCATGCTCGACAAGCTCAAGGGCATGCTCAAGGGCCATGAGGACACCGCACGTCAAGGTGTCGAGAAGGCCGGTGACGCCGTCGACGCCAAGACGGGCAACAAGTACCAGAGCCAGGTCGATACGGCCCAGCAGAAGATCAACGAGCAGCTGGGTACGCAGGAGCAGCCGCCCGCCAAGGAGTAG
- a CDS encoding MBL fold metallo-hydrolase, whose protein sequence is MDNDDAPRTRTAGYTILTTGYTLSTGPGVAATVSYVHDGDRHVIVDPGMVAGRDRILGPLAELGLGPDDITDVVLSHHHPDNTMNVGLFGHARVHDHKAIYENDQWTDRDAEGHELTPSLRLIRTPGHSREDITLLAGTESGVVAFVGDLWWRPNGPVDDPVAPDHAVLRDSRLRVLAAADVIVPGHGPAFPADDTAPR, encoded by the coding sequence ATGGACAACGACGACGCACCGCGCACCCGCACCGCCGGCTACACGATCCTGACCACCGGCTACACCCTCTCGACCGGCCCTGGGGTCGCCGCCACCGTCTCGTACGTGCACGACGGCGACCGGCATGTGATCGTCGACCCGGGCATGGTGGCCGGCCGTGACCGGATCCTCGGCCCGCTGGCCGAACTGGGCCTCGGCCCGGACGACATCACCGACGTGGTGCTCAGCCACCACCACCCGGACAACACCATGAACGTGGGCCTCTTCGGCCACGCGCGCGTCCACGACCACAAGGCGATCTACGAGAACGACCAGTGGACGGACCGGGACGCCGAGGGCCACGAACTCACGCCGTCGCTCCGCCTGATCCGGACGCCGGGGCACAGCCGCGAGGACATCACGCTGCTCGCCGGCACGGAGTCGGGCGTCGTCGCCTTCGTGGGCGATCTCTGGTGGCGTCCCAACGGCCCGGTCGACGACCCGGTCGCCCCGGACCACGCGGTCCTGCGGGACTCCCGGCTCCGGGTGCTCGCCGCCGCGGACGTGATCGTCCCCGGCCACGGCCCGGCGTTCCCGGCGGACGACACGGCACCGCGGTAG
- a CDS encoding GlxA family transcriptional regulator, with translation MLGAGIVSEVFDARGQGLPLFDFALCTDRPGRVRTDVGLPLVVEHGLDRLASADLVIALPWADFRTSPAPAVLDALTAAHGRGALVAAHCVGAFALAAAGLLDGRRATTHWRFAGLLAERHPDVTVDPDALYVDEGSIATGAGAAAGFDLCLHLLRREYGATTANAIARDLVLPSHRDGGQAQYLATPVPEDSQDERLAEVLAWAREHLDEPLPVAELARRALMSRRSFARRFAASTGTTPHAWLLGLRLSRAEELLETTDLPVEEIARAVGFGSAAVLRARFVRRRGVPPRSYRRSFTRLDGPEARPRDDTPKKPDAP, from the coding sequence ATGCTCGGCGCCGGCATCGTCTCCGAGGTGTTCGACGCCCGCGGCCAGGGCCTGCCTCTCTTCGACTTCGCCCTCTGCACCGACCGGCCCGGCCGGGTCCGAACCGACGTCGGACTGCCCCTCGTCGTCGAGCACGGCCTCGACCGGCTGGCCTCCGCCGACCTCGTCATCGCCCTGCCCTGGGCCGACTTCCGTACGTCCCCGGCGCCCGCCGTACTCGACGCGCTGACCGCCGCCCACGGGCGCGGCGCCCTGGTCGCGGCGCACTGCGTCGGCGCGTTCGCGCTCGCCGCCGCCGGACTGCTCGACGGGCGCCGCGCCACCACCCACTGGCGGTTCGCCGGGCTCCTGGCCGAACGCCACCCGGACGTCACCGTCGACCCCGACGCCCTGTACGTCGACGAGGGCAGCATCGCCACCGGTGCGGGCGCCGCCGCCGGCTTCGACCTGTGCCTGCACCTCCTGCGGCGCGAGTACGGCGCCACCACGGCCAACGCCATCGCCCGGGACCTGGTGCTCCCCTCCCACCGGGACGGCGGGCAGGCCCAGTACCTGGCCACCCCCGTACCCGAGGACAGCCAGGACGAGCGGCTGGCCGAGGTCCTCGCCTGGGCCCGGGAGCATCTGGACGAGCCGCTGCCCGTCGCCGAGTTGGCGCGCCGGGCGCTGATGAGCCGGCGCTCCTTCGCCCGCCGCTTCGCCGCCTCGACCGGTACCACCCCGCACGCCTGGCTGCTCGGGCTGCGCCTCAGCCGCGCCGAGGAACTCCTGGAGACGACGGACCTCCCGGTCGAGGAGATCGCCCGCGCGGTCGGCTTCGGCAGCGCGGCCGTCCTCCGCGCCCGCTTCGTCCGCCGCCGGGGCGTGCCGCCCCGCTCCTACCGCCGCTCCTTCACCCGTCTCGACGGGCCCGAAGCCCGCCCGAGGGACGACACGCCGAAGAAGCCGGACGCCCCCTAG
- a CDS encoding APC family permease, giving the protein MSSLDTPAEVPRPRAAVAKPAAPTTMTWVTLALMTTASVASLRAAPTMAIYGLACVFLYLVPAVVFLLPTALVSAELASGWNGGVYRWVSEGLSKPLGFLAVWCQFAMTIFYYPSLLAFVASTIAYVIDPSLASNGVYTAIVIMVLYWTGVWVSSRGTKALAGLSSWGLIIGTLVPGTILVVLGMVFLGQGNPSAAPMNADHLLPQWTGLASLVLIVNNFLSYSGMEMNAVHVSSLKNPGKEYPKSMFLAVCLVLLIFILPALAISWVVPADQLSLTAGVMQAFDAFFSYFNIGWMTPIAAVMLISASLAGMLTWLAGPSKGLLEISRHEGYLPPFLQQLNKFGVQQNILVTQGVVTSIIALMYALIPNVSSVYWIFSTITTQVYLIVYLLMFAAAMRLRKTQPDHPRGYRAPALGLICTVGLLASLAALAIGFVPPSQFGGGSVWAYALFIASGLLVLGFLVPWAFLKFRKPSWRTAAADSDPSGSSGPSGPSTEGDRS; this is encoded by the coding sequence ATGAGCAGCCTCGACACCCCGGCCGAAGTGCCCAGACCCCGTGCGGCGGTGGCGAAGCCCGCCGCGCCCACCACCATGACCTGGGTGACACTCGCCCTGATGACGACCGCCTCGGTGGCGAGCCTGCGAGCCGCGCCCACCATGGCCATCTACGGCCTGGCCTGCGTCTTCCTCTACCTCGTCCCAGCCGTCGTGTTCCTGCTGCCGACGGCGCTGGTCTCCGCCGAGCTGGCCTCCGGCTGGAACGGCGGCGTCTACCGCTGGGTCTCCGAGGGGCTGTCCAAGCCGCTCGGATTCCTCGCGGTCTGGTGCCAGTTCGCGATGACGATCTTCTACTACCCGAGCCTGCTGGCCTTCGTGGCCTCCACGATCGCGTACGTCATCGACCCATCCCTGGCCTCCAACGGCGTCTACACCGCGATCGTCATCATGGTCCTGTACTGGACCGGCGTCTGGGTCTCCTCACGCGGGACGAAGGCCCTCGCCGGACTGTCCAGTTGGGGCCTGATCATCGGCACGCTCGTACCCGGCACGATCCTCGTCGTCCTCGGCATGGTCTTCCTGGGCCAGGGCAACCCGTCGGCCGCCCCCATGAACGCCGACCATCTGCTGCCGCAGTGGACGGGACTCGCCAGCCTCGTCCTGATCGTCAACAACTTCCTCTCGTACTCCGGCATGGAGATGAACGCGGTCCACGTCTCCTCGCTGAAGAACCCGGGGAAGGAGTACCCGAAGTCGATGTTCCTGGCCGTGTGCCTGGTGCTGCTGATCTTCATCCTGCCCGCGCTCGCGATCAGCTGGGTCGTCCCCGCGGACCAGCTCAGCCTCACCGCCGGTGTCATGCAGGCCTTCGACGCCTTCTTCTCGTACTTCAACATCGGCTGGATGACCCCGATCGCCGCCGTCATGCTGATCTCCGCGTCCCTGGCCGGCATGCTCACCTGGCTCGCCGGGCCGTCCAAGGGCCTCCTGGAGATCTCCCGCCACGAGGGCTACCTGCCGCCGTTCCTGCAGCAGCTCAACAAGTTCGGCGTCCAGCAGAACATCCTGGTCACCCAGGGCGTCGTGACCTCGATCATCGCCCTGATGTACGCGCTCATCCCCAACGTGTCGAGCGTCTACTGGATCTTCTCCACCATCACCACGCAGGTCTATCTCATCGTCTACCTGCTGATGTTCGCCGCCGCGATGCGGCTGCGGAAGACCCAGCCCGACCATCCGCGCGGCTACCGGGCACCCGCCCTCGGACTGATCTGCACGGTCGGCCTGCTCGCCTCGCTCGCGGCTCTCGCCATCGGCTTCGTACCGCCGTCCCAGTTCGGCGGCGGCAGCGTCTGGGCGTACGCCCTCTTCATCGCCAGCGGCCTGCTCGTCCTCGGGTTCCTCGTCCCCTGGGCCTTCCTGAAGTTCCGCAAGCCGAGCTGGCGTACCGCCGCCGCGGATTCCGACCCGTCCGGCTCGTCCGGCCCGTCCGGCCCGTCGACCGAGGGAGACCGGTCATGA
- a CDS encoding CbtA family protein, translated as MYDTSSSTVRRLLVRGMLAGLIAGLFAFAVAYVVGEPSVDASIAVEEAAAQAEHAGHGTGHEAAAAEEEEELVSRDVQSTAGLATGVLVYGVALGGIASLAFAFVLGRVGRFSPKATAALVAAAAFTTVYLVPFLKYPATPPAVGNPDTIGQRTTLFFLMILLSVLLGVAAVVAGRRLAPRLGNWNATLVAGAGFVAAVAVACAFLPGNDDAVQAGFPAAVLWEFRLATLGIQAILWAVFAIAFGHLAQRLLAPAAPRAATAEPVPA; from the coding sequence ATGTACGACACGTCGTCCTCCACTGTGAGGAGACTGCTGGTCCGCGGCATGCTCGCGGGCCTGATCGCCGGACTGTTCGCCTTCGCCGTCGCGTACGTCGTCGGTGAACCGTCCGTCGACGCCTCGATCGCCGTCGAGGAGGCCGCCGCACAGGCCGAGCACGCGGGCCACGGGACCGGGCACGAGGCTGCCGCGGCGGAGGAAGAGGAGGAGCTCGTCAGCCGGGACGTCCAGTCCACGGCGGGCCTGGCCACCGGCGTCCTCGTCTACGGCGTCGCGCTCGGCGGCATCGCCTCCCTCGCGTTCGCCTTCGTCCTGGGACGAGTCGGCCGGTTCTCCCCGAAGGCGACCGCCGCGCTCGTCGCGGCCGCCGCGTTCACGACCGTCTACCTCGTCCCGTTCCTGAAGTACCCGGCGACCCCGCCGGCCGTCGGCAACCCGGACACCATCGGGCAGCGCACCACGCTCTTCTTCCTGATGATCCTGCTGAGCGTGCTGCTCGGCGTCGCCGCCGTCGTCGCGGGCCGCCGGCTCGCGCCGCGCCTGGGGAACTGGAACGCGACCCTCGTCGCCGGGGCGGGCTTCGTCGCCGCCGTCGCGGTGGCCTGCGCGTTCCTGCCGGGCAACGACGACGCCGTGCAGGCCGGCTTCCCGGCCGCCGTGCTGTGGGAGTTCCGCCTGGCCACCCTCGGGATCCAGGCGATCCTGTGGGCGGTGTTCGCGATCGCCTTCGGACACCTGGCCCAGCGGCTCCTCGCCCCGGCCGCGCCCCGCGCCGCCACCGCGGAGCCGGTCCCGGCCTGA
- a CDS encoding CbtB-domain containing protein gives MAEAVAPSAIPTTPVALPVSLPVRTVLPWALFAGLLALVALYFVGAEQGALSVFAGSDVHEWVHDGRHLLGFPCH, from the coding sequence ATGGCCGAGGCCGTCGCCCCGTCTGCCATCCCCACCACCCCTGTCGCGCTGCCGGTTTCCCTGCCGGTCCGCACCGTGCTGCCCTGGGCGCTGTTCGCCGGGCTGCTGGCGCTGGTCGCGCTCTACTTCGTCGGCGCCGAGCAGGGCGCCCTCTCCGTCTTCGCGGGCAGTGACGTGCACGAGTGGGTGCACGACGGTCGTCACCTGCTCGGCTTCCCCTGCCACTGA
- a CDS encoding histidine phosphatase family protein, whose translation MNTPAPERTPERTVRLVLVAPAVNAALLEGRFDDDSPVKPGESEPGRTEPVRLGRTARVFVSPSVRCRSTAGLLGLPEAEDVAALAGCAMGRWRGRRLDELATEEPESVAAWLADPDAVPHGGEALRSLWDRVAGWVDALEPGTVWAVAEPDVIRAAVAHALGAPGAAFWRLDVRPLSRVALSGRSGRWNVVIGSRLD comes from the coding sequence GTGAACACGCCTGCACCGGAACGGACTCCGGAACGGACCGTACGGCTCGTCCTGGTCGCCCCCGCCGTGAACGCGGCCCTGCTCGAAGGCCGCTTCGACGACGACTCCCCGGTGAAGCCGGGGGAGTCGGAGCCGGGGCGGACCGAGCCCGTGCGCCTCGGACGGACGGCCCGGGTGTTCGTCTCGCCGTCCGTCCGCTGCCGGAGCACGGCCGGACTCCTCGGCCTGCCGGAGGCCGAGGACGTGGCGGCCCTCGCGGGCTGCGCGATGGGCCGGTGGCGTGGGCGACGGCTGGACGAACTCGCCACCGAGGAGCCGGAGTCGGTGGCCGCCTGGCTCGCCGACCCGGACGCCGTCCCGCACGGCGGCGAGGCCCTGCGGTCCCTGTGGGACCGGGTCGCCGGCTGGGTGGACGCCCTGGAACCGGGCACCGTCTGGGCCGTCGCCGAGCCGGACGTGATCCGGGCGGCCGTCGCGCACGCCCTCGGCGCGCCCGGGGCGGCCTTCTGGCGGCTCGACGTGCGCCCCCTGTCGCGCGTCGCCCTCTCGGGCCGCTCCGGCCGCTGGAACGTCGTCATCGGGTCCCGGCTCGACTGA
- a CDS encoding GntR family transcriptional regulator has translation MLFRVDPASSLPLGDQIAACVRGALADGSAEPGERLPAARELADSLGVNVHTVLRGYQRLREEGLIELRRGRGAVIVPGVAAPDRARLVSRLREAAAEARELGLTETEFLELARTSLT, from the coding sequence GTGCTCTTCCGCGTCGACCCGGCCTCCTCCCTCCCCCTCGGCGACCAGATCGCCGCCTGCGTCCGCGGGGCGCTCGCCGACGGCTCCGCCGAGCCCGGCGAACGCCTTCCGGCCGCCCGGGAGCTCGCCGACTCCCTCGGCGTCAACGTCCACACCGTCCTCCGCGGCTATCAGCGGCTCCGCGAGGAGGGCCTCATCGAACTCCGCCGGGGCCGCGGCGCCGTCATCGTCCCCGGCGTCGCCGCCCCCGACCGCGCCCGGCTGGTCTCCCGGCTGCGCGAGGCGGCGGCGGAGGCCCGCGAACTGGGCCTGACGGAGACGGAGTTCCTGGAGCTGGCGCGTACGAGCCTGACGTAG
- a CDS encoding S8 family peptidase, with amino-acid sequence MRRRPATATFAALTALAALAAFATGCGSDDDNQPDPLRGQQWGLDALKMQDAWSVSKGEDTVIAVVDTGVDLDHPDLKGRLVDGYDFVDNDDEPKDLNGHGTHVSGIAAAHTDNGIGVAGGAPGPKIMPVRVLGADGSGADANIAKGIVWAADHGAHVINLSLGESGLMARLLKGGILNQAITHANGKGAVVVAAAGNDSTALQPYKIDTPVLVVNAADRTGLPASFTNFGAQNAVTAPGVDILSTLPTYTTKETLKNLSGYGKLSGTSMASPYVSAVAALLHHQGLDPAAIMQTIRDTAANPQQIVKLGLGNVDAAAAVKVAKDK; translated from the coding sequence ATGCGCCGCCGGCCCGCCACCGCCACCTTCGCCGCCCTCACCGCCCTCGCGGCCCTCGCCGCGTTCGCCACCGGCTGCGGCAGCGACGACGACAACCAGCCCGACCCGCTGCGGGGCCAGCAGTGGGGGCTCGACGCACTGAAGATGCAGGACGCGTGGTCCGTCTCCAAGGGCGAGGACACCGTCATCGCCGTCGTCGACACCGGCGTGGACCTCGACCACCCGGACCTCAAGGGGCGGCTCGTCGACGGCTACGACTTCGTCGACAACGACGACGAGCCCAAGGACCTCAACGGCCACGGCACCCATGTCTCCGGCATCGCCGCCGCCCACACCGACAACGGCATCGGAGTCGCGGGCGGCGCCCCCGGCCCCAAGATCATGCCGGTCCGGGTCCTCGGCGCCGACGGCAGCGGCGCCGACGCGAACATCGCCAAGGGCATCGTCTGGGCAGCCGACCACGGCGCCCACGTCATCAACCTCTCCCTCGGCGAGTCCGGCCTGATGGCCCGCCTGCTCAAGGGCGGCATCCTCAACCAGGCCATCACCCACGCCAACGGCAAGGGCGCGGTCGTGGTGGCCGCCGCGGGCAACGACTCCACGGCGCTCCAGCCGTACAAGATCGACACCCCGGTCCTCGTCGTCAACGCGGCCGACCGGACCGGACTGCCCGCCTCCTTCACGAACTTCGGCGCCCAGAACGCGGTGACGGCCCCCGGCGTCGACATCCTCTCCACCCTCCCCACGTACACGACGAAGGAGACCCTGAAGAACCTCTCGGGGTACGGGAAGCTCTCCGGCACGTCGATGGCCTCGCCGTACGTCTCCGCCGTGGCCGCCCTCCTGCACCACCAGGGCCTGGACCCGGCCGCGATCATGCAGACCATCCGCGACACGGCGGCCAACCCGCAGCAGATCGTCAAGCTGGGTCTCGGGAACGTCGACGCGGCGGCGGCCGTGAAGGTCGCGAAGGACAAGTAG
- a CDS encoding nucleoside hydrolase: protein MPVPVILDCDPGHDDAFAILLAAAHPSVDLLAITTVAGNQSVEKTTLNARRVCEAAGIRGVPIAAGAAGPLHGRPEGVQLLAENIHGGSGLDGPDWRPTFGAGEPAVPQDPRDALALLVDTLTGHPAPVTLVPTGPLTNIATLLLAYPRLTARIERIVLMGGSAERGNTTPAAEFNILCDPEAADIVFGCGVPVTMFGLNATHQVRATPEVVARLAALGTPLSRLCVELLTYFASTYREVYGFDAPPLHDPLTVAHLIDPSLVSLVRAAVRVELTGTWTRGATVVDLDGVTGLAPNAEIGMEVDAGGFWDLIVEAVRVLGGAPERT, encoded by the coding sequence ATGCCCGTACCCGTGATCCTCGACTGCGATCCCGGTCACGACGACGCCTTCGCCATCCTGCTGGCCGCCGCCCACCCCTCCGTCGACCTGCTCGCGATCACCACCGTCGCGGGCAACCAGTCGGTGGAGAAGACCACCCTGAACGCCCGCCGCGTGTGCGAGGCCGCCGGAATCCGGGGCGTGCCGATCGCGGCGGGCGCGGCGGGCCCGCTGCACGGCCGGCCGGAGGGCGTACAGCTGCTCGCCGAGAACATCCACGGCGGCTCCGGGCTCGACGGCCCCGACTGGAGGCCCACCTTCGGCGCGGGCGAACCGGCCGTGCCGCAGGACCCGCGCGACGCGCTCGCGCTCCTCGTGGACACCCTGACCGGTCACCCGGCTCCCGTGACGCTCGTCCCGACGGGCCCGCTGACCAACATCGCGACGCTGCTCCTCGCGTACCCCCGGCTGACCGCCCGGATCGAGCGGATCGTCCTGATGGGCGGGTCCGCCGAGCGCGGAAACACCACCCCCGCCGCCGAGTTCAACATCCTCTGCGACCCGGAGGCGGCGGACATCGTCTTCGGCTGCGGGGTGCCGGTGACGATGTTCGGCCTCAACGCCACCCACCAGGTGCGGGCCACCCCGGAGGTCGTCGCGCGGCTCGCGGCGCTCGGCACCCCGCTGAGCCGGCTCTGCGTCGAGCTGCTCACCTACTTCGCGTCGACCTACCGCGAGGTGTACGGCTTCGACGCGCCCCCGCTGCACGACCCGCTGACGGTGGCCCACCTCATCGACCCGTCGCTCGTCAGCCTGGTCCGGGCGGCGGTGCGGGTGGAGCTGACGGGGACGTGGACGCGCGGCGCGACCGTCGTCGACCTGGACGGGGTGACGGGCCTCGCTCCCAACGCGGAGATCGGGATGGAGGTCGACGCGGGCGGTTTCTGGGACCTGATCGTCGAGGCGGTACGGGTGCTGGGCGGCGCCCCGGAGAGGACGTGA
- a CDS encoding MarR family winged helix-turn-helix transcriptional regulator, giving the protein MAALPTDRLGFLLSFRGELTGARIRAALGVVGLHPRNAMTLMRLAPGAMSQRELAAAMEVDPSQLVAILNELESDGLAERRRDPADRRRHIVEITAAGAEVLQRVDTAVSAAERELFGDLTEAEQTLLRGLLDRVVVDPADHDCG; this is encoded by the coding sequence ATGGCAGCTCTCCCGACCGACCGCCTCGGCTTCCTCCTCTCCTTCCGGGGGGAGCTCACCGGCGCGCGGATCCGTGCTGCCCTGGGGGTCGTGGGGCTGCACCCGCGGAACGCGATGACGCTGATGCGGCTCGCCCCGGGCGCGATGAGCCAGCGCGAGCTGGCTGCAGCGATGGAGGTCGACCCCAGCCAACTGGTCGCGATCCTGAATGAGTTGGAGTCCGACGGGCTCGCCGAAAGGCGACGGGACCCGGCCGACAGGCGGCGGCACATCGTGGAGATCACGGCGGCGGGCGCGGAGGTGCTCCAGCGGGTCGACACGGCCGTGAGCGCGGCCGAGCGCGAGCTCTTCGGCGACCTGACCGAGGCCGAACAGACGCTCCTGCGCGGCCTGTTGGACCGCGTGGTCGTGGACCCGGCCGACCACGACTGCGGCTGA